A region from the Candidatus Limnocylindrales bacterium genome encodes:
- a CDS encoding YkgJ family cysteine cluster protein, protein METPQRWYGQGLAFECTSCGRCCTGSHGYVWVTVEEARVLAKRLSLSLDDFGRRYLRRIGNRYALVDGRGGDCVFLAGKVCAVYEDRPMQCRTFPWWPANVASAESWRAAAECCEGIRPEAPVVSAESIEHALDQSRGAGLAVARQT, encoded by the coding sequence GTGGAAACTCCACAGCGCTGGTATGGCCAGGGCCTGGCCTTCGAATGCACCTCGTGCGGCCGCTGCTGCACCGGCAGCCACGGCTATGTCTGGGTGACGGTCGAGGAAGCGCGGGTGCTCGCCAAGCGGCTTTCGCTGTCGCTCGACGACTTCGGCCGGCGCTATCTGCGTCGCATCGGCAACCGCTACGCGCTGGTCGACGGGCGCGGAGGCGACTGCGTGTTCCTGGCGGGCAAGGTGTGCGCCGTCTACGAGGACCGGCCGATGCAGTGCCGGACGTTTCCCTGGTGGCCCGCCAACGTGGCGTCCGCCGAGAGCTGGCGTGCTGCCGCCGAGTGCTGCGAGGGGATCCGGCCGGAGGCGCCGGTAGTGAGTGCCGAGTCGATCGAGCACGCGCTCGATCAGTCGCGCGGCGCCGGTCTGGCAGTCGCCAGGCAGACCTAA